Proteins encoded together in one Candidatus Baltobacteraceae bacterium window:
- the trpC gene encoding indole-3-glycerol phosphate synthase TrpC: MADTLQKIYAAKAVQLAEEEANEPYEFVRERALARKAQRRHFVRALRAAGGAAFIAEIKRASPSAGLIARNFDPPAIGRVYESAGVDAISVLTERDHFLGELSYLDEVREATTRPLLRKDFLWTRYQVAQSAAYGADCILLIVGGMDRAALIECMDEARQYDLDVLVEVHDEDDLKLALAVGATLVGVNNRSLRTLVTDLAVSVHLLPSVPDTVFAISESGMRDAGDIARLHAAGARGFLVGEALMRADDPAALIGSLRRGAVADAVSAR; this comes from the coding sequence GTGGCTGACACGCTGCAAAAGATTTACGCTGCCAAGGCGGTACAGCTGGCCGAAGAGGAAGCGAACGAGCCTTACGAGTTCGTTCGCGAGCGCGCCTTGGCGCGCAAGGCGCAGCGCCGGCACTTTGTTCGAGCGCTGCGCGCCGCGGGCGGCGCCGCCTTCATTGCCGAGATCAAGCGCGCGTCACCGTCGGCCGGACTCATCGCGCGCAACTTCGATCCGCCGGCGATCGGCCGCGTCTACGAGTCGGCCGGCGTCGACGCGATCAGCGTGTTAACCGAGCGCGATCACTTTCTCGGCGAGTTGAGTTATCTCGACGAAGTCCGCGAGGCCACGACGCGTCCGCTGCTGCGAAAAGACTTTTTGTGGACGCGTTACCAAGTTGCGCAATCGGCCGCGTACGGCGCCGACTGCATCCTGCTCATCGTCGGCGGCATGGATCGCGCTGCGTTGATCGAGTGTATGGACGAGGCGCGGCAATACGACTTGGACGTGCTCGTCGAAGTGCACGACGAAGACGACTTGAAGCTGGCGTTGGCGGTCGGAGCAACGCTCGTCGGCGTTAACAACCGGAGCTTGCGCACGCTCGTAACGGATCTCGCGGTCAGCGTCCACCTGCTCCCGAGCGTTCCGGATACCGTTTTTGCGATCAGCGAAAGCGGGATGCGCGACGCGGGTGACATCGCTCGTTTGCATGCGGCCGGAGCGCGCGGCTTCCTGGTCGGTGAGGCGCTCATGCGCGCCGACGATCCGGCAGCCCTCATCGGATCGCTGCGCCGAGGCGCCGTTGCGGATGCAGTCAGCGCACGTTGA
- a CDS encoding phosphoribosylanthranilate isomerase: protein MQSAHVEDVPKGRTWIKFCGCRTWADVSSAIEAGADAVGLIFASSPRRVGWDDARDIARRLPADDVEPVGVFVDPSAEEINAARMLFPRMSIQLSGNETAEFVHRYGERAIKAIHINGKQDPGDIADACRLYWQALILFDTRYGDLVGGTGRTFAWETVAPIGRERAVVVAGGLTPENVGDCIRALRPFGVDVRTGIETNDQKDPEKMAAFVRAVREADAS, encoded by the coding sequence ATGCAGTCAGCGCACGTTGAAGACGTCCCCAAAGGACGAACGTGGATCAAGTTCTGCGGCTGCCGCACGTGGGCGGACGTTTCGAGCGCGATCGAAGCCGGCGCAGACGCCGTCGGCCTGATCTTCGCGTCGTCGCCGCGCCGCGTTGGCTGGGACGACGCGCGTGACATCGCGCGGCGGCTGCCTGCCGACGACGTCGAACCCGTCGGGGTGTTCGTCGATCCGTCGGCCGAGGAGATCAACGCCGCACGCATGCTCTTCCCGCGCATGTCGATTCAGCTCTCGGGCAACGAGACCGCCGAGTTCGTGCATCGCTACGGCGAGCGTGCGATCAAGGCGATTCACATCAACGGAAAACAAGATCCCGGCGATATCGCCGACGCGTGCCGACTGTACTGGCAAGCGCTGATCCTGTTCGACACGCGTTACGGCGATCTCGTCGGCGGAACGGGCCGCACGTTTGCGTGGGAAACCGTGGCCCCGATCGGGCGCGAACGCGCGGTCGTCGTTGCCGGCGGATTGACGCCTGAAAACGTCGGCGATTGCATTCGCGCATTGCGGCCGTTCGGCGTCGACGTGCGCACCGGCATCGAAACCAACGATCAAAAAGATCCCGAGAAGATGGCGGCGTTCGTACGCGCGGTCCGGGAGGCCGATGCTTCGTAG
- the trpB gene encoding tryptophan synthase subunit beta: MLRSTPDARGYFGPFGGRFVPEVLIGALEELEREIASAFADAGFWKEYAAALRDFVGRPSPLYRTERYAAGVSAVPLLLKREDTNHTGAHKINNTIGQAFLALRMGKKRLIAETGAGQHGVATATVGAKFGLPVDVYMGAVDVERQALNVFIMQLLGARVHPVTGGTQTLKDATNEAFRVWAERVDDTFYVIGSVVGAHPYPYMVREFQKVIGTEARAQCLDRYGRLPSDVIACVGGGSNAMGIFSGFVEDADVRLWGVEAAGDGVGSGRTAASLGAGSVGVLHGSRSYLLQNDEGQVSETHSVSAGLDYPGVGPEHAHLKESGRATYVSVTDAEALEAFYAFARDEGIIPALESAHALAFARKLAAERDANDLVLVCLSGRGDKDIAQLRV, encoded by the coding sequence ATGCTTCGTAGTACCCCCGACGCCCGCGGATACTTCGGGCCGTTCGGCGGCCGTTTCGTTCCCGAGGTCTTGATCGGCGCGCTTGAAGAGCTCGAACGTGAGATCGCGTCGGCGTTTGCCGATGCCGGGTTCTGGAAGGAGTACGCCGCGGCGCTGCGCGATTTCGTCGGCCGTCCGTCGCCCCTCTATCGAACCGAGCGCTACGCCGCAGGTGTTTCCGCCGTGCCTTTGCTGCTCAAGCGCGAAGATACCAATCATACCGGCGCCCACAAGATCAACAACACGATCGGTCAGGCGTTCCTGGCGCTGCGCATGGGCAAGAAACGGCTCATTGCGGAAACGGGGGCTGGGCAGCACGGTGTAGCGACCGCGACCGTCGGTGCGAAGTTCGGCCTTCCGGTCGACGTGTACATGGGCGCCGTCGACGTGGAACGCCAAGCGCTCAACGTCTTCATCATGCAGCTGCTCGGCGCGCGCGTCCATCCGGTAACGGGTGGAACGCAGACGCTCAAGGACGCGACGAACGAAGCGTTTCGCGTCTGGGCGGAGCGCGTCGACGACACGTTTTACGTCATCGGAAGCGTCGTCGGCGCGCATCCGTATCCGTACATGGTGCGCGAGTTTCAAAAGGTGATCGGGACCGAGGCACGCGCGCAATGCCTCGACCGCTACGGGCGGTTACCGAGCGATGTGATCGCTTGCGTCGGCGGCGGCAGCAACGCGATGGGCATCTTCAGCGGGTTCGTCGAGGATGCCGACGTGCGCTTGTGGGGCGTCGAAGCGGCGGGCGACGGCGTCGGGAGCGGACGAACGGCGGCATCGCTGGGCGCGGGAAGTGTCGGCGTGCTGCACGGCTCGCGCTCGTATCTGCTGCAAAACGACGAAGGCCAAGTGAGCGAAACGCACTCGGTCAGCGCGGGACTCGACTATCCGGGCGTCGGCCCCGAGCACGCGCATCTCAAGGAAAGCGGACGCGCGACTTACGTCAGCGTTACCGACGCCGAAGCGCTCGAGGCGTTCTACGCCTTTGCGCGCGATGAGGGCATCATCCCGGCGCTGGAAAGCGCGCACGCGTTGGCGTTCGCGCGCAAGCTGGCCGCAGAGCGCGACGCGAACGATCTCGTCCTGGTCTGCTTGAGCGGACGCGGCGACAAAGACATCGCTCAGCTCCGTGTTTGA